CTCCCAGTCGAGCACCGCGACGGGTTCGAAGTCGCGGTATATCATGTTCCCGATCCGCGCGTCGCCCCAGGACAGCACGGGCTCTCCCTCGTCGACGGGCCATCGTTCCTCGAGCCATTTCAGCGATCGTTCGAGGAGCGGCGAGCGAACGTCCTTGGCCACCCACGCGTAGTAGTCGAGGACCTCCTTCTGGTACAGCCTCCGCAACGCCGTCCCTCCGTCAGCACCATCCTGGAGGAAGGCGAACCCCTGAACCGGCGCGGCGTGCAGCCGGGCGAGGATGTCAACCGTCCGCTCCTGCAACTTGCGCTGCTCACCCTCTGAGGCGTCGAACAGCCAGTTGTCGCCGAACAGGTACAGCGGATTGTCGGGCGGGACCTCTCCGACGACCCTACGCATGATCATGAACGGCTGCCCGACGATGCCCGGGTCTTCCTCCGACCACAGCGGCTCCGGCACCGGCACGTCCGTGAGCTCACGCACCATCGACATGACCCTGAACTGCTTGGGTATGTCATAGACGGGGAAGATCGGCATGTCGGCAGGATCAGGCGGGATGCGCGCGACGAGACCCTCGCGTCTCGTCGCGCCTTCCTCGTGCCATTCAGCTTCGAAGACCACTGTCTCGGTCGACATGCCGGTCCCCGACGGAACGCTGAGCTCGGTCACTCGCGGGTTGGCCGAGTCGGGTAACCGCGATGCAAGCCAACGCTCGAGCGTGTCGGGAAGCGCGGCGAGGTCGCGGCTCGATTTGACCCCGACAGTGGGTGGTGCTTCCTCGGGCGTGCTCACATCAGTCCCCCCTTCCCGGCAGGCGCCGGAAACGCCCCTGCATTGTGGCCGATGCTGTTTAGGCTCTGCTCATGGACCCCGACCGGGTACAGAGTGGGCTGATCCCTGCCCGGCCCCTGACCCGGTTGCTGCGCGAGCGCCTCGGCCCGTACAAGCGGACGATCGCGCTGATGTTGCTCTTGCAGTCGATCCAGACGACCGCGAGCCTGATCCTCCCGACACTCAACGCGCACATCATCGACAACGGCATCCTTCCCCACAACGAGGGATACATCCGCCGGATGGGGGCTGTGATGGTTGGCTTCTCCCTCGTCCAGATCTGCTTTGCAGTCGCCGCTGTCTACCTGGGAGCCAAGGTGGCGATGGGTTTCGGCCGCGACATCCGGGGCGTCATGTTCCACCAGGTGACCGGCTTCTCGGCGCGCGAGGTAGGAACGTTCGGCGCACCCTCCCTCATCACTCGGATTACCAACGACGTGCAGCAGGTGCAGCTGCTCGTCGTGATGGCGGCCACGATGGCCATCGCCGCGCCGATCACGATGGTGGTCGGGATCATCGCAGCGATGCGGCAGGATCTCGGGCTGTCCGCGATCCTGGCCATCAGCGTGCCGGTGGCCGCCGGCGTACTCGGCTTCCTCGTCTCGCGGATGGTTCCCGCCTTCCGGCTGATGCAGGAGCGAATCGACCAGATCAACCGGGTCCTGCGGGAGCAGATAACCGGTATCCGGGTTGTGCGGGCGTTCGTCCGCGAGCCGCAGGAGAGAGCCCGCTTCGCCATCGCCAACGGGGAGCTCACAGACACGTCCCTCAGGGCCAGCCGGCTCATGGCAGCGATGTTCCCCACCGTCAACCTTGTCATCAACGCGTCCAGCATCGCCGTGCTGGCGCTCGGCGCCGGCCGTATCCAGGCCGGCCACATGCAGGTCGGGTCACTGGTGGCCTACCTGAGCTACCTGATTCAGATCCTCATGTCCGTCGTCATGGCCACCTTCATGATCTCGATGATCCCGCGGGCGTCCGTGTCCGCGGGACGGATCCAGGAGGTTGGCGAAACGCCGTCCACCGTGGTAGCGCCCGCCGCTCCGCTCAGGCCGGCGCGCGGCGAGCTGGACGTCGAGTTCCGCGGGGTGGGGTTCCACTACCCCGGAGCGGAGCACGCCGTGTTGAACGGCATCAGCTTCACGACGCTGCCAGGGCAGACGACCGCGATCGTCGGGAGCACCGGCGCCGGCAAGACCACACTCGTCCAGCTGGTGCCGCGGCTGTTCGACGCCACCGAGGGTTCCGTGATGGTAGGCGGTGTCGACGTACGCGACCTCGACACAAAGCTGCTGTGGTCGGTGGTGGGCCTGGTCCCGCAGCGGCCGTACCTCTTCTCGGGCACCGTGGCCTCGAACCTCGCCTACGGGAAACCTGACGCGACGGAAGCCGAGATGTGGGAGGCGCTCGAGGTGGCGCAGGCGGCGGACTTCGTGCGCCTCATGCCGGGCGGCCTCGAGGCCCGAATCGACCAGGGTGGCACAAACGTGTCGGGCGGCCAGCGCCAGCGGCTGGCGATCGCACGGGCTCTCGTACGCAGACCGGACATCTACCTCTTCGACGATTCGTTTTCCGCGCTCGACCTCACGACCGACGCCAGGCTGCGCGCCGCGTTGAAGCCGTACACCGCTTCGAGCGTCGTGTTGATAGTCGCGCAGAGGGTGTCCACCATCATCTCGGCCGACCGGATCGTCGTGCTCGAGGACGGCGAGATCGTCGGCATGGGGACCGACGCGGAGCTGCGAAGCAGCTGTCCCACCTACGCGGAGATCGTCCAGTCACAACTCGGTGAGCGGGAGCCGGCATGACGGCCGTCGACGAGCACCGCGACGAGATCCGCCGGCTGCGACCGGAGGACACCCGGCCGGCTGGACGCTGGAACGCGGCCGGCGTCCCGGGCGAGCGCTCGAAGGACTTCGGGTCCGTGGCCAGGCGCCTTGTCTCGCTCCTCGCGGTCGAGCGGGGAAAGCTCCTTCTCGTCGCCATCACTTCGGTGAGCGGTGTGGTCATGAACGTCTTCGGCCCCCGGCTCCTCGGTCACGGGACCGACGTGATCATCCGGGGGTTCGTCCACCATCACATCGACTTCCCCGAGTTGGACCGCATACTCCTGATCGCTCTGGGCCTCTACGCCGGCTCGGCGCTGTGCTCGTTGGCGACCGCCTACACGCTCGCCGGCGTGGTCCAGCGCTTGATGCAGAGGCTCCGGGGATCAGTCGAGGACAAGGTCCACGCCCTCCCGCTCAGCTACATCGACCGCGGGTCCCGGGGCGACCTGCTCAGCCGGGTCACCAACGACATCGACAACATCGCCCAGAGCCTGCAGCAGACGCTGAGCCAGATGCTCAACTCGGTCCTGCTTCTCGTCGGGGTTGCCGTCATGATGTTCACGATCTCACCGTTGCTCGCGGCGGTCGCCCTGACCACAGTCCCGGCATCGGTCTTCGCGATGCGCAAGATCGCCCTACGCGCCCGCCCCCGCTACATAGCGCAGTGGCGTTCCACCGGGGCTCTCAACGGCATCGTCGAGGAGACGTTCACCGGGCATGCCATCGTCAAAGCCTTCGGCCGTCAGGACGAGGTGGAAGCCCGCTTCCGGCAGAAGAACGAAGAGCTCTTCGAGGCCGCGTTCGGGGCCCAGTTCATGTCCAGCGTGATGCAGCCGGTCACCATGTTCCTCGGCAACATGCAGTACGTGATCGTCGCCGTCGTCGGCGGCCTTCGGGTCGCGGCCGGTGCCATCAGCATCGGTGACATCCAGGCGTTCGTTCAGTACTCGCGTACGTTCTCGATGCCGCTGACCCAGCTCGCCTCGATGATGAACGTCTTCCAGAGCGGCATGGCATCCCTGGAGAGGGTGTTCGAGTTCCTCGACGCCGGCGAGCAAGTACCCGATGCCACGCCGGCAACCCCGCTGCCTAATGCCGGGCGAGTCGGCTTCGAGGACGTCACGTTCTCCTATCG
This portion of the Acidimicrobiales bacterium genome encodes:
- a CDS encoding ABC transporter ATP-binding protein codes for the protein MTAVDEHRDEIRRLRPEDTRPAGRWNAAGVPGERSKDFGSVARRLVSLLAVERGKLLLVAITSVSGVVMNVFGPRLLGHGTDVIIRGFVHHHIDFPELDRILLIALGLYAGSALCSLATAYTLAGVVQRLMQRLRGSVEDKVHALPLSYIDRGSRGDLLSRVTNDIDNIAQSLQQTLSQMLNSVLLLVGVAVMMFTISPLLAAVALTTVPASVFAMRKIALRARPRYIAQWRSTGALNGIVEETFTGHAIVKAFGRQDEVEARFRQKNEELFEAAFGAQFMSSVMQPVTMFLGNMQYVIVAVVGGLRVAAGAISIGDIQAFVQYSRTFSMPLTQLASMMNVFQSGMASLERVFEFLDAGEQVPDATPATPLPNAGRVGFEDVTFSYRPDVRLIESLSLVAEPGQTVAIVGPTGAGKTTLVNLIMRFYELDSGRITIDGRDITSMPRSELRSKIGMVLQDTWLFGGTIHDNIAYGNPTATDEQILEAAQATYVDRFVHSLPDGYSTLINEEADNVSAGQKQLITIARAFLADPSILILDEATSSVDTRTEVQIQEAMNRLRSNRTSFVIAHRLSTIRGADVILVMEDGRIVEQGSHADLLSRDGAYARLYNSQFVAPAAEVD
- a CDS encoding phosphotransferase family protein; amino-acid sequence: MSTPEEAPPTVGVKSSRDLAALPDTLERWLASRLPDSANPRVTELSVPSGTGMSTETVVFEAEWHEEGATRREGLVARIPPDPADMPIFPVYDIPKQFRVMSMVRELTDVPVPEPLWSEEDPGIVGQPFMIMRRVVGEVPPDNPLYLFGDNWLFDASEGEQRKLQERTVDILARLHAAPVQGFAFLQDGADGGTALRRLYQKEVLDYYAWVAKDVRSPLLERSLKWLEERWPVDEGEPVLSWGDARIGNMIYRDFEPVAVLDWEMASVGPREVDLAWCQFFHEFFHGVALKLGMPGMPSFMRRDDVVASYEKLTGHTCRDMDWYGLFAATRFAINALRVGLRSIHFGQSTMPDDVDQLLFHGADMEAMMAGTYWEGR
- a CDS encoding ABC transporter ATP-binding protein, with protein sequence MDPDRVQSGLIPARPLTRLLRERLGPYKRTIALMLLLQSIQTTASLILPTLNAHIIDNGILPHNEGYIRRMGAVMVGFSLVQICFAVAAVYLGAKVAMGFGRDIRGVMFHQVTGFSAREVGTFGAPSLITRITNDVQQVQLLVVMAATMAIAAPITMVVGIIAAMRQDLGLSAILAISVPVAAGVLGFLVSRMVPAFRLMQERIDQINRVLREQITGIRVVRAFVREPQERARFAIANGELTDTSLRASRLMAAMFPTVNLVINASSIAVLALGAGRIQAGHMQVGSLVAYLSYLIQILMSVVMATFMISMIPRASVSAGRIQEVGETPSTVVAPAAPLRPARGELDVEFRGVGFHYPGAEHAVLNGISFTTLPGQTTAIVGSTGAGKTTLVQLVPRLFDATEGSVMVGGVDVRDLDTKLLWSVVGLVPQRPYLFSGTVASNLAYGKPDATEAEMWEALEVAQAADFVRLMPGGLEARIDQGGTNVSGGQRQRLAIARALVRRPDIYLFDDSFSALDLTTDARLRAALKPYTASSVVLIVAQRVSTIISADRIVVLEDGEIVGMGTDAELRSSCPTYAEIVQSQLGEREPA